A genomic region of Campylobacter corcagiensis contains the following coding sequences:
- a CDS encoding GNAT family N-acetyltransferase gives MIKKARPSDFIKCFEILELAMSDFTDIIFNETSKEKKLEIFEKFFKTKNNRLSHENIMIYENENSEICGAICAYEGRDSDFLDMVFNQRLKELKAKNLIKKECDDDEFYIDSVAVLPEFRGRGYFKAMVNETINKARDLGFKKVSLITQTPEIYTKFGFKFDKNDEFYGEIYQKMILEL, from the coding sequence ATGATTAAAAAAGCAAGACCGAGTGATTTTATAAAATGTTTTGAAATTTTAGAACTAGCTATGAGTGATTTTACAGATATAATTTTTAATGAAACATCTAAAGAGAAAAAACTTGAGATTTTTGAAAAATTTTTTAAAACAAAAAATAACCGCTTAAGCCATGAAAACATAATGATTTATGAAAATGAAAACAGTGAAATTTGCGGTGCTATTTGTGCTTATGAAGGCAGAGATAGTGACTTTTTAGATATGGTTTTTAACCAAAGGTTAAAAGAGTTAAAAGCTAAAAATCTAATCAAAAAAGAGTGTGATGATGATGAGTTTTATATTGATAGTGTGGCGGTTTTACCTGAGTTTAGAGGTAGGGGATATTTTAAAGCAATGGTAAATGAGACCATAAATAAAGCTAGAGATTTAGGGTTTAAAAAGGTAAGTCTTATAACACAAACGCCTGAAATTTATACAAAATTTGGCTTTAAATTTGATAAAAATGATGAGTTTTATGGAGAAATTTACCAAAAGATGATTTTAGAGCTTTAA
- the rplN gene encoding 50S ribosomal protein L14, which yields MIQGFTRLNVADNSGAKEVMCIKVLGGSKRRYATVGDIIVCSVKKALPNGKIKKGQVVKAVVVRTKKELQRKNGSLIRFDDNAAVILDAKKEPVGTRIFGPVGREVRYGGFMKIVSLAPEVL from the coding sequence ATGATACAAGGATTTACAAGACTAAATGTAGCTGATAATAGTGGTGCAAAAGAAGTTATGTGTATAAAAGTTCTTGGCGGAAGCAAAAGAAGATATGCTACAGTTGGTGATATCATCGTATGTTCAGTTAAAAAAGCTCTTCCAAATGGCAAAATTAAAAAAGGTCAAGTTGTAAAAGCAGTAGTTGTAAGAACTAAAAAAGAGCTTCAAAGAAAAAATGGCTCACTTATTAGATTTGATGATAACGCAGCTGTTATACTTGATGCTAAAAAAGAACCAGTTGGAACCCGTATTTTTGGACCAGTTGGAAGAGAAGTAAGATATGGCGGATTTATGAAAATAGTTTCGCTAGCACCGGAGGTTTTATAA
- the rpsQ gene encoding 30S ribosomal protein S17 codes for MALKREIQGVVLKKAGEKTATVLVERRVIHPRYRKIVKRFKKYLVHDERNEANVGDTIEAIECRPISKRKSFRLKAVLKRGVE; via the coding sequence ATGGCGTTAAAAAGAGAGATTCAAGGTGTAGTACTAAAAAAAGCTGGAGAGAAAACAGCTACAGTTTTAGTAGAGAGAAGAGTTATACACCCAAGATATAGAAAGATAGTAAAACGCTTTAAAAAATACCTTGTTCATGATGAGAGAAATGAGGCAAATGTAGGCGATACTATTGAAGCAATTGAGTGTAGACCAATAAGCAAGAGAAAATCTTTTCGCTTAAAAGCAGTGCTAAAAAGAGGAGTTGAGTAA
- a CDS encoding 50S ribosomal protein L23 encodes MADITDIKAILYTEKTLGLGEGNVAVIQTAPSMTKNSLKAILREYFGITPLKINSLRMDGKVKRFRGRVGARNDFKKFYIKLPDGVSLENIGA; translated from the coding sequence ATGGCAGATATAACAGATATAAAAGCAATCCTTTATACAGAGAAAACTTTAGGTTTAGGCGAAGGAAATGTAGCTGTTATCCAAACAGCTCCAAGTATGACTAAAAATAGCCTAAAGGCGATCTTAAGAGAGTATTTTGGTATAACACCACTTAAGATAAACTCTTTAAGAATGGATGGAAAAGTTAAAAGATTTAGAGGTAGAGTAGGTGCTAGAAATGATTTCAAGAAATTCTACATCAAGCTACCTGATGGCGTTAGTTTAGAAAATATAGGAGCGTAA
- the rpsJ gene encoding 30S ribosomal protein S10 yields the protein MERIRLKLKAYDHRVLDRTVAAIVEAVKRTGADVRGPVPLPTKIKKYTVLKSPHVNKDSREQFEMRIHTRMLDIVAATPETVDSLTKLDLAPEVNVEVRALGK from the coding sequence ATGGAAAGAATCAGGTTAAAGTTAAAAGCTTACGACCACAGAGTTCTAGACAGAACAGTTGCAGCAATTGTAGAAGCTGTTAAGCGTACAGGAGCAGATGTTAGAGGCCCGGTGCCACTTCCTACAAAAATCAAAAAATATACAGTTTTAAAATCACCTCATGTTAACAAAGACTCAAGAGAGCAGTTTGAGATGAGAATCCACACTCGTATGCTAGATATTGTAGCAGCGACTCCAGAGACGGTTGACTCATTAACTAAACTAGACTTAGCACCTGAGGTTAATGTTGAAGTTAGAGCTTTGGGCAAGTAA
- a CDS encoding DUF475 domain-containing protein — MKYFYSSFFITTVGLVIAYYLGGFTAVYICVLLSILEISLSFDNAVVNAKVLNTMDEIWQRRFIVYGIPIAVFGMRFLFPLLVVSMAAGLSMLQTLNLAISNPEAYHTALESSKEQIYIFGGAFLIMVFFDFFFDKNRQIHWLKFLEDNFLTKYLKKVPNIGIIIAVFVGIYIVTLTDNSVYAVAFFLAIAIHILILSVNEMFSIDGVRNGLMGFLYLEVLDASFSFDGVIGAFALSSNIFIIMIGLGIGAMFVRSITIYLVKKQTLAEFVFLEHGAHYAIFALALIMFLKVFYEVSEVITGTIGFGFILISFIASVYENKRRNKKLMEVESKNFD; from the coding sequence GTGAAATACTTCTACTCGTCATTTTTTATTACAACTGTTGGGCTTGTTATTGCTTACTATCTAGGGGGCTTTACGGCGGTTTACATATGCGTGCTTTTATCCATCCTTGAGATAAGTCTTAGTTTTGATAACGCTGTTGTTAATGCTAAAGTTTTAAACACGATGGATGAAATTTGGCAACGCCGTTTTATAGTTTATGGAATTCCGATTGCAGTTTTTGGTATGCGGTTTTTATTTCCACTTCTTGTTGTATCAATGGCAGCTGGTCTTAGTATGCTACAAACGCTAAATTTAGCCATTTCTAACCCAGAAGCTTATCACACAGCTCTTGAAAGCAGCAAAGAGCAAATTTATATCTTTGGTGGGGCATTTCTTATCATGGTCTTTTTTGACTTTTTCTTTGATAAAAACCGCCAAATCCACTGGCTTAAATTTCTAGAAGATAACTTCTTAACAAAATATCTTAAAAAAGTGCCAAATATCGGCATAATAATCGCAGTTTTTGTAGGAATTTACATAGTTACGCTAACTGATAATTCAGTTTATGCAGTTGCTTTTTTCTTAGCTATTGCTATTCATATTCTTATATTATCAGTTAATGAGATGTTTAGCATAGATGGCGTAAGAAACGGCTTAATGGGCTTTTTATACCTTGAAGTTTTAGATGCTAGCTTTAGTTTTGATGGAGTTATAGGAGCTTTTGCATTAAGTAGTAATATTTTTATCATAATGATAGGGCTTGGAATTGGAGCGATGTTTGTAAGAAGCATTACGATTTATCTAGTTAAAAAGCAAACTTTAGCTGAGTTTGTTTTTTTAGAACACGGTGCACATTATGCGATATTTGCTCTAGCACTCATTATGTTTTTAAAGGTTTTTTATGAAGTTAGTGAAGTTATAACTGGAACGATAGGATTTGGCTTTATTTTGATCTCATTTATCGCTTCAGTTTATGAAAACAAGCGTCGAAATAAAAAACTTATGGAAGTTGAAAGTAAGAATTTTGACTAA
- the rpsC gene encoding 30S ribosomal protein S3: MGQKVNPIGLRLGINRNWESRWFPSKENLPENIVEDYKIRKFLKAKLYYAGISQIIIERTAKRIRVTIVAARPGVIIGKKGAEIENLKNEVVKLIGKDVNINIGEERKSGASAQLAAENVAMQLERRVAFRRAMKKVIQNAQKAGAKGIKISVSGRLGGAEMARTEWYLEGRVPLHTFRAKIDYGFAEAHTTYGNIGVKVWIFKGEVLQKGIQPEKTEDAPKKNRRRRRS; this comes from the coding sequence ATGGGACAAAAAGTTAATCCAATAGGCCTAAGACTAGGTATAAATAGAAACTGGGAGTCTAGATGGTTTCCTTCTAAGGAGAACTTGCCAGAGAATATTGTTGAAGACTATAAGATTAGAAAATTCCTAAAAGCTAAACTTTACTACGCTGGAATTAGTCAAATCATTATAGAAAGAACAGCTAAAAGAATTCGTGTTACTATAGTTGCAGCTAGACCAGGTGTTATTATAGGTAAAAAAGGTGCTGAGATAGAAAACCTTAAAAATGAAGTTGTAAAACTAATAGGCAAAGATGTTAATATTAACATCGGCGAAGAGAGAAAATCAGGCGCTTCAGCTCAACTTGCAGCAGAAAATGTTGCTATGCAATTAGAACGCCGTGTTGCTTTTAGAAGAGCTATGAAAAAAGTTATCCAAAATGCTCAAAAAGCAGGAGCAAAAGGTATTAAAATTTCAGTTTCAGGAAGACTTGGTGGAGCTGAGATGGCAAGAACTGAGTGGTATTTGGAAGGAAGAGTTCCGCTTCATACATTTAGAGCTAAGATAGATTATGGTTTTGCTGAGGCTCATACAACTTATGGAAATATAGGTGTAAAAGTATGGATATTTAAAGGTGAAGTTCTTCAAAAAGGAATACAACCAGAAAAAACAGAAGATGCTCCTAAGAAAAATAGAAGAAGAAGGAGAAGCTAA
- the rplC gene encoding 50S ribosomal protein L3 produces MEYLVEKVGMSRTIDRDSSPVSLLKVVDAKVCELDQNGRAIVAYANGKACPKTVLGQQKKYGLSKEYNKFATLMVSNTEAGDQDKAPLSQAKVLKVSFNTKGKGYQGVMKRHGFAGGPKSHGSRFHRRHGSIGNCEWPGRVQPGMKMAGQTGNNKVTVKNEVISFDTDNGIIVVKGSVPGFNGALGRVRIVK; encoded by the coding sequence ATGGAATATTTAGTAGAAAAAGTAGGCATGAGCAGGACAATAGACAGAGATAGTAGCCCAGTAAGTCTGCTAAAAGTAGTAGATGCTAAGGTTTGTGAATTAGATCAAAATGGTAGAGCAATCGTTGCTTATGCAAACGGAAAAGCTTGCCCTAAGACAGTTTTAGGACAACAAAAGAAATATGGTCTTAGCAAAGAGTATAATAAATTTGCAACTTTAATGGTTAGCAACACAGAAGCAGGTGATCAAGATAAAGCGCCATTAAGTCAAGCAAAAGTTCTAAAAGTTAGCTTTAATACAAAAGGTAAAGGCTATCAAGGTGTTATGAAAAGACACGGATTTGCTGGTGGACCAAAGAGTCACGGTTCAAGATTTCATAGACGCCATGGTTCAATTGGTAACTGTGAATGGCCAGGAAGAGTTCAACCTGGTATGAAAATGGCTGGACAAACAGGAAATAACAAGGTTACTGTTAAAAACGAAGTTATTAGCTTTGATACAGACAATGGTATTATAGTAGTTAAAGGCTCAGTTCCAGGATTTAACGGAGCACTTGGTAGAGTAAGGATAGTAAAATGA
- the rplX gene encoding 50S ribosomal protein L24 — MANIKFKIKKGDTVKVIAGDDKGKTGVVKAVFPKNHQVIVEGIKVAKKAVKPSEQHQNGGFIAKEMPIDISNVAKVEE, encoded by the coding sequence ATGGCAAATATCAAATTTAAAATCAAAAAAGGTGATACAGTAAAAGTTATAGCTGGTGATGATAAGGGCAAAACAGGCGTTGTAAAAGCAGTTTTCCCTAAAAACCATCAAGTTATAGTTGAAGGTATTAAAGTAGCAAAAAAAGCTGTAAAACCGAGTGAACAGCACCAAAATGGTGGTTTTATAGCAAAAGAGATGCCGATAGATATCTCAAATGTAGCTAAGGTGGAGGAGTAG
- the rpsH gene encoding 30S ribosomal protein S8: MVNDIVSDSLTRIRNAALRRLDTTKLLHSKVVEAIVEIFVNEGYLESFNVVEEDNKKFINVVLKYDERGKSVITEVKKVSKPGRRVYQGKDEIRLFKNGYGTVVVSTSKGVMRGRDASRDGIGGEVLCTIW; this comes from the coding sequence ATGGTAAATGATATAGTATCAGATAGTCTAACTAGGATAAGAAACGCTGCTTTAAGAAGACTTGATACAACAAAGCTTCTACATTCAAAAGTTGTAGAAGCAATTGTTGAAATATTTGTAAACGAAGGTTATCTAGAGAGCTTTAATGTAGTTGAAGAAGATAACAAGAAATTTATAAACGTTGTTTTAAAATATGACGAGAGAGGCAAAAGCGTAATAACTGAAGTAAAAAAAGTTTCAAAACCTGGTAGACGTGTATATCAAGGAAAAGATGAAATCAGACTTTTCAAAAATGGCTATGGTACTGTTGTTGTTTCTACAAGTAAAGGTGTTATGAGAGGTAGAGATGCTTCAAGAGATGGCATCGGCGGTGAGGTTCTTTGTACCATATGGTAA
- the rpsS gene encoding 30S ribosomal protein S19, which yields MARSLKKGPFVDDHVMKKVIAAKKANDGKPIKTWSRRSTIVPDMIGLTFNVHNGKSFIPVYVTEHHIGYKLGEFAPTRTFKGHRGSVQKKIGK from the coding sequence ATGGCTAGATCGCTTAAAAAAGGACCTTTTGTAGATGATCATGTAATGAAAAAAGTTATCGCTGCTAAAAAAGCAAACGATGGCAAACCTATCAAAACTTGGTCAAGAAGAAGCACAATAGTTCCTGATATGATAGGACTAACATTTAATGTCCATAATGGTAAGAGCTTTATTCCTGTGTATGTTACAGAGCATCATATAGGTTATAAGCTAGGTGAGTTCGCTCCAACTAGAACTTTTAAAGGCCACCGTGGCTCAGTTCAAAAGAAAATCGGTAAGTAG
- the rplP gene encoding 50S ribosomal protein L16 translates to MLMPKRTKYRKQMKGRNRGYATRGTQLTYGTIGLKAVEAGRINSRQIEAARVAMTRHVKRQAKVWICVFPDKPLTKKPLETRMGKGKGGVEEWVMNIKPGRIIFEMAGADESLAREALTLSIHKLPFKTKIVTRESENELY, encoded by the coding sequence ATGTTGATGCCAAAAAGAACAAAATATAGAAAGCAGATGAAGGGCAGAAACCGCGGTTACGCAACTCGCGGTACACAGCTAACATATGGCACTATTGGTCTTAAAGCAGTAGAAGCTGGTCGTATTAACTCTCGTCAAATTGAAGCAGCTCGTGTTGCTATGACAAGACATGTTAAAAGACAAGCTAAAGTTTGGATCTGCGTTTTCCCAGATAAACCACTTACTAAAAAACCATTAGAAACTAGAATGGGTAAAGGTAAAGGTGGCGTTGAAGAGTGGGTAATGAATATTAAGCCAGGTAGGATCATATTTGAGATGGCAGGAGCTGATGAGAGTTTGGCAAGAGAGGCTTTAACTTTATCAATCCATAAGTTACCATTTAAAACTAAAATCGTAACAAGAGAGAGCGAAAATGAACTATACTGA
- the rplE gene encoding 50S ribosomal protein L5, translated as MNRLRSKYASDIKDALSKEFDYKNSMLIPAIEKVVISVGVGDSAKDQKVLQNMADTISLIAGQKAVIINAKKSVAGFKVREGFPVGIKVTLRKENMFTFLDKLISVALPRVKDFRGLPKDGFDGRGNYNFGLDEQLMFPEVEYDKILRTHGMNITIVTTTNSDKEAYKLLELIGMPFAKGK; from the coding sequence ATGAACAGACTTAGAAGCAAATATGCAAGTGATATAAAAGATGCTCTAAGCAAAGAGTTTGATTATAAAAACTCTATGCTTATTCCTGCGATTGAAAAGGTCGTAATAAGTGTTGGTGTTGGTGATAGTGCGAAAGATCAAAAAGTTCTTCAAAATATGGCTGATACTATTTCATTAATAGCAGGTCAAAAAGCTGTTATAATAAATGCAAAAAAATCAGTTGCTGGATTTAAAGTTAGAGAAGGCTTTCCAGTTGGTATTAAAGTAACTTTAAGAAAAGAGAATATGTTTACATTTCTAGATAAACTTATCTCTGTGGCTCTTCCAAGAGTTAAAGATTTTCGTGGTCTGCCAAAGGATGGTTTTGATGGTAGAGGAAACTATAATTTTGGTCTAGATGAGCAACTTATGTTCCCAGAGGTTGAGTATGATAAGATTTTAAGAACTCACGGTATGAACATAACTATAGTTACAACAACAAATAGCGATAAAGAGGCTTATAAGCTACTAGAGCTTATTGGTATGCCTTTTGCGAAAGGAAAGTAA
- the rplB gene encoding 50S ribosomal protein L2, translated as MAVKHYKPYTPSRRFMSGLSSEDITAKASVRSLLVKIPATAGRNNNGRITSRHKEAGAKKLYRIIDFKRRKFGIEGRVEAIEYDPNRNCRIALIAYKDGEKRYIIKPNGLNVGDVIASAEGGLDIKPGNAMKLINIPVGTILHNIELKPGKGAQMARSAGGYAQLMGREDKYVILRLPSGEMRKVLGECMATIGEVGNEDFANTVIGKAGRNRHLGIRPQTRGSAMNPVDHPHGGGEGKKNSGRHPVTPWGKPTKGAKTRRKKASDKLIISRRKGK; from the coding sequence ATGGCAGTAAAACATTATAAACCATATACACCTAGTAGACGCTTTATGAGTGGTCTAAGCAGTGAAGATATCACAGCAAAAGCAAGCGTAAGAAGCCTTTTAGTTAAAATTCCAGCAACTGCAGGAAGAAATAACAATGGTAGAATTACAAGTCGCCATAAAGAAGCAGGTGCTAAAAAACTATATAGAATCATCGACTTTAAACGCCGCAAATTTGGCATTGAGGGTAGAGTAGAGGCTATTGAATACGATCCAAATAGAAATTGCCGTATAGCTCTTATTGCTTACAAAGATGGTGAGAAAAGATATATTATTAAACCAAACGGTTTAAATGTAGGCGATGTTATTGCTTCAGCTGAGGGTGGTCTTGATATAAAACCAGGCAATGCTATGAAGTTAATAAATATCCCAGTTGGTACAATTTTACACAACATTGAGCTTAAACCAGGAAAAGGTGCTCAAATGGCAAGAAGTGCTGGTGGATATGCGCAGTTAATGGGTAGAGAAGATAAGTATGTTATTTTAAGACTACCAAGCGGTGAGATGAGAAAAGTATTAGGTGAGTGTATGGCTACAATAGGCGAAGTAGGAAATGAAGACTTTGCTAATACAGTTATAGGTAAAGCTGGTAGAAATCGTCACTTAGGTATAAGACCACAAACTAGAGGTTCTGCTATGAACCCAGTAGATCACCCACACGGTGGTGGTGAAGGCAAGAAAAACTCAGGTCGTCATCCAGTTACACCATGGGGTAAACCAACTAAGGGTGCTAAAACTAGACGCAAAAAAGCTAGTGATAAGCTTATAATCTCAAGAAGGAAAGGTAAATAA
- a CDS encoding ribonuclease HII, protein MICGIDEAGRGCLAGDLCIAGVVFKSEILGLKDSKKLTPKKREALFGEICEKSTYKIVTFSSLDVDHLGLSKCLNLGLKAITEFFGKEYKFIFDGNSKFGVKELNTMIKADAKIPEVSAASILAKVTRDRNLTIAHKKYPDFGFLTHKGYATKAHIEALKNFGYTEFHRKTYHIKALEKVLF, encoded by the coding sequence ATGATTTGTGGAATTGATGAAGCTGGCAGAGGCTGTTTAGCTGGAGATTTATGTATAGCAGGCGTTGTTTTTAAAAGTGAAATTTTAGGGTTAAAAGATAGTAAAAAACTAACTCCTAAAAAAAGAGAGGCTTTATTTGGCGAAATTTGCGAAAAATCAACATATAAAATTGTAACTTTTTCTAGCCTTGATGTTGATCATCTTGGGCTTTCGAAATGCCTAAATTTAGGCCTAAAAGCTATAACTGAATTTTTTGGCAAAGAGTATAAATTTATCTTTGATGGCAACTCAAAATTTGGAGTAAAAGAGCTTAACACTATGATAAAAGCTGATGCGAAAATACCAGAAGTTAGTGCTGCTAGTATTTTAGCAAAAGTTACAAGAGATAGAAATTTAACTATAGCTCACAAAAAGTATCCAGATTTTGGCTTTTTGACACATAAAGGATATGCCACAAAAGCTCATATTGAAGCACTAAAAAACTTTGGATATACAGAATTTCACCGTAAAACCTACCATATAAAGGCTTTAGAAAAAGTTCTTTTTTAG
- a CDS encoding ATP-binding protein, whose translation MNIEYFYDADYSVKFHPRKKEILSPKTLIKGGFNSGKTYLLLNSLDEYKKDEILYLDLADLRVKFSENELINFINSTKNIKALGIDNLTYEIPALNSLNLEKIVLSTTLNSLNLDGFKNLNLYMLDFEEFISFEKRSDDLGILMSRFLSIGNGAKNSFLNSNDRVKFIQNSLLSMLNKSEILALMECAKFNQNSFSINQIYTNLKSNFKISKDTLYQAITRFENENLLFFLHKFGTLNKRVYFYDFSLSDALALKKDFNKKLINALLCELLYLKDEKFYTDKLDIVIPNINLAFLVIPFTPPDLINLRFKTLTKELKELEISKLFVITMGNSAKFESEFCECEVMPFWEFALGFDL comes from the coding sequence ATGAATATAGAGTATTTTTATGATGCTGATTATAGCGTTAAATTTCACCCACGAAAAAAAGAGATCTTATCGCCAAAAACTCTAATAAAAGGCGGCTTTAATAGTGGCAAAACTTATCTTTTACTAAACAGCTTAGATGAGTACAAAAAAGATGAAATTTTATATCTTGATTTGGCTGATTTAAGGGTTAAATTCAGTGAAAATGAGCTTATAAATTTTATAAATTCAACAAAAAATATAAAAGCTTTGGGTATTGATAATCTTACTTATGAAATTCCTGCTCTTAACTCCTTAAATTTAGAAAAAATAGTTTTATCAACAACTCTAAATTCCTTAAATTTAGATGGTTTTAAGAATTTAAATTTATATATGCTTGACTTTGAAGAGTTTATATCTTTTGAGAAAAGAAGTGATGATTTGGGCATTTTGATGAGTAGATTTTTAAGCATTGGAAATGGAGCTAAAAACAGCTTTTTAAACTCAAATGATAGAGTGAAATTTATCCAAAACTCGCTTTTATCTATGCTTAATAAAAGTGAGATTTTAGCCCTTATGGAGTGTGCTAAATTTAATCAAAATAGCTTTAGCATTAACCAAATTTATACAAATTTAAAGTCAAATTTTAAAATTTCAAAAGACACGCTTTATCAAGCAATTACTAGGTTTGAAAATGAAAATTTACTATTTTTTCTTCACAAATTTGGCACTCTTAATAAAAGAGTTTATTTTTATGATTTTAGTTTAAGTGATGCTTTAGCACTTAAAAAAGACTTTAATAAAAAGCTTATAAACGCCCTACTTTGTGAACTTTTATATCTAAAAGATGAGAAATTTTATACAGATAAATTAGATATTGTAATACCAAATATAAATTTAGCATTTTTAGTTATACCATTTACGCCACCAGATCTTATAAATTTGAGATTTAAAACACTTACAAAAGAGCTAAAAGAGCTAGAAATTTCAAAGCTTTTTGTTATTACGATGGGAAATTCTGCTAAATTTGAGAGCGAATTTTGTGAGTGTGAAGTTATGCCTTTTTGGGAATTTGCTTTGGGATTTGATCTATGA
- a CDS encoding type Z 30S ribosomal protein S14, translated as MAKKSMIAKANRKPKFSSRLVRRCKICGRPHSVYRDFGICRVCLRKMANEGLIPGLKKSSW; from the coding sequence ATGGCTAAAAAATCAATGATAGCTAAAGCAAATAGAAAGCCAAAATTTAGCTCAAGACTGGTTAGAAGATGTAAAATTTGTGGTAGACCGCACTCAGTTTATAGAGATTTTGGAATTTGTAGAGTTTGCCTTAGAAAAATGGCTAATGAAGGTCTTATCCCAGGCCTTAAAAAATCAAGTTGGTAG
- the rplD gene encoding 50S ribosomal protein L4 — translation MSKAVVINDKFEKTSEIELPAKFDEVNSHNLYLYVKSYLAGIRSNTAHAKTRAEVSGGGKKPWRQKGRGGARAGSTRTNVWVGGGVAFGPSNNRNYTQKINKKQKKLALQRALADKANEGKFFVVDSLSVQSAKTKDAAKVISALGVRDALIVVNELDSNTLLAYRNLRNTYVIEASEINAYMVAVYSSIVVEKSALDSIVKED, via the coding sequence ATGAGTAAAGCAGTAGTAATAAATGATAAATTTGAAAAAACAAGTGAGATTGAACTTCCTGCTAAATTTGACGAAGTAAACTCACACAACCTATACCTTTATGTTAAATCTTACCTAGCAGGTATTCGTTCAAACACAGCTCACGCTAAAACTAGGGCTGAAGTTAGCGGTGGTGGTAAGAAGCCATGGAGACAAAAAGGTCGTGGTGGCGCAAGAGCTGGATCAACTAGAACCAATGTTTGGGTTGGCGGTGGCGTGGCGTTTGGACCATCAAATAACCGTAACTATACTCAAAAGATAAACAAAAAACAAAAAAAGCTTGCACTTCAAAGAGCTTTAGCTGATAAAGCAAATGAAGGTAAATTTTTTGTAGTTGATAGCTTATCTGTACAGAGTGCTAAAACAAAAGATGCAGCAAAAGTTATAAGTGCTTTGGGTGTAAGGGATGCACTAATTGTAGTAAATGAGCTAGATTCAAACACTTTACTTGCTTATAGAAATTTAAGAAATACATATGTTATCGAAGCAAGTGAGATAAATGCTTATATGGTAGCAGTTTATAGCTCTATAGTAGTTGAGAAATCAGCACTTGATAGTATCGTGAAAGAGGACTAA
- the rpmC gene encoding 50S ribosomal protein L29 yields the protein MNYTELKDKDIKELNELVKEKKKSLFVLRHKLRTMQLTNTSEISATKKEIAQILTAINAKKGA from the coding sequence ATGAACTATACTGAGTTAAAAGATAAAGATATAAAAGAGCTAAACGAGCTAGTTAAAGAGAAGAAAAAGTCGCTTTTTGTTTTAAGACATAAGCTTAGAACTATGCAGTTAACAAATACTAGTGAAATAAGTGCTACTAAAAAAGAGATAGCTCAGATTTTAACTGCGATAAATGCGAAAAAGGGAGCGTAA